The Anolis carolinensis isolate JA03-04 chromosome 2, rAnoCar3.1.pri, whole genome shotgun sequence genome has a window encoding:
- the pcyt2 gene encoding ethanolamine-phosphate cytidylyltransferase: MLRNGAVGVASPASHSATRPVRVWCDGCYDMVHYGHSNQLRQARAMGDYLIVGVHTDEEISKHKGPPVFTQEERYKMVKAIKWVDEIVPGAPYVTTLETLDKYNCDFCVHGDDITLTADGKDTYEEVKNAGRYRECKRTQGVSTTDLVGRMLLMTKAHHSNIVEDMDYRTHADNLGKCPKGHSPWTGVSQFLQTSQKIIQFASGKEPQPGDTIIYVAGAFDLFHVGHVDFLEKVHQMAKQPYIIVGLHFDQEVNLYKGKNYPIMNVHERTLSVLACRYVSEVVIGAPYAVTADLLDHFKVDLVCHGMTELVPDKDGSDPYEEPKRRGIFQLVDSGNNLTTDLIVKRIIKNRLEFEARNQKKEAKELAVLEAMKKKEEEVSQQKAGLKGSKGYES, translated from the exons ATGCTGCGGAACGGAGCTGTCGGAGTCGCCTCTCCTGCCAGCCACTCCGCCACCCGACCGGTGCGCGTCTGGTGCGACGGATG CTACGACATGGTACATTATGGGCACTCCAACCAGCTGCGTCAGGCTCGTGCAATGGGAGATTATCTGATTGTGGGAGTCCACACAGATG AGGAAATCTCTAAGCATAAAGGTCCCCCTGTCTTCACTCAAGAAGAGAGATACAAAATGGTGAAGGCTATTAAGTGGGTTGATGAGATTGTGCCAGGAGCGCCTTATGTTACAACACTGGAAACTCTGGACAAATACAACTGTGACTTCTGTGTACATGGAG ATGATATCACACTTACAGCAGATGGCAAGGACACTTATGAGgaagtgaagaatgctgggagataTAG AGAATGTAAACGGACCCAGggagtgtctactacagacctggTTGGCCGTATGCTGCTCATGACCAAAGCCCACCACAGCAACATT GTTGAAGACATGGATTACCGTACACATGCAGACAACCTTGGGAAG TGCCCGAAAGGTCACAGCCCCTGGACTGGAGTTTCTCAGTTCCTGCAGACATCTCAGAAGATCATCCAATTTGCATCGGGCAAGGAGCCGCAACCAGGAGATACCATAATCTATGTGGCTGGTGCATTTGACCTTTTCC ATGTCGGTCATGTGGATTTTCTAGAAAAAGTGCATCAGATGGCAAAGCAGCCTTATATAATTGTAGGACTGCACTTTGACCAG GAAGTAAATCTATACAAAGGCAAGAATTACCCAATAATGAATGTGCACGAGCGAACCCTCAGTGTCCTAGCCTGCAGG TATGTTTCTGAAGTTGTAATTGGAGCTCCTTATGCAGTCACCGCTGATCTACTGGATCATTTTAAA GTGGATCTAGTTTGCCATGGGATGACAGAATTGGTACCAGACAAGGATGGGTCTGATCCATATGAG GAACCCAAGAGGCGTGGCATCTTCCAGTTGGTGGACAGTGGCAATAACCTCACAACAGATCTGATAGTGAAAAGAATAATTAAGAACAG GCTGGAGTTTGAAGCCCGGAACCAAAAAAAAGAAGCCAAGGAGCTGGCTGTGCTGGAGGCtatgaagaaaaaagaggaagaagtatCCCAGCAGAAGGCAGGCCTAAAAGGGTCCAAAGGTTACGAGAGCTAG